In one Natronosalvus amylolyticus genomic region, the following are encoded:
- a CDS encoding Gfo/Idh/MocA family protein gives MSLSIGVLGYRFMGKAHANALARLPMFFPDAPDVERSVLVGRDEEALESAAEELGFASTATDWADVVDDVDVFYNLGPNHVHAEPSIAALEAGTPVFCEKPLAPTLEGAEEMAAAADAAGSDVPAGCAFNYRFVPAIRYAKSLLEDGELGEIHHVRGRYLQDWLVDPDAPWSWRNDAELAGSGALGDLGSHTLDLARFLVGDDDLAGDIERISGHCQTFVEERPVAGEDETRPVTVDDAYTAQAEFENGAVGSFEASRFATGHKNDHTIEIHGSKGSLKFSLERLNELELLREDNRGYETILVTDEDDPYVDHWWPPGHVIGWEHTFVHENYEFLSAVASGDDFAPSFEDGLAVQRLLEAVQRSDEQGGWIDL, from the coding sequence ATGAGCCTGTCAATTGGCGTCCTTGGCTATCGATTTATGGGAAAAGCCCACGCGAACGCACTGGCCAGACTCCCGATGTTCTTCCCCGACGCACCCGACGTCGAACGTAGCGTGCTCGTCGGCCGGGACGAGGAAGCCCTCGAGTCGGCCGCCGAGGAACTCGGCTTCGCCTCCACGGCGACCGACTGGGCCGACGTCGTCGACGACGTCGACGTCTTCTACAATCTCGGGCCGAACCACGTTCACGCCGAGCCTTCTATCGCGGCACTCGAGGCCGGCACACCAGTCTTCTGTGAGAAACCGCTGGCTCCGACGCTCGAGGGAGCCGAGGAGATGGCTGCGGCCGCCGACGCGGCGGGCAGTGACGTCCCTGCTGGCTGCGCCTTCAACTACCGGTTCGTGCCCGCGATTCGGTACGCGAAGAGCTTGCTCGAGGACGGCGAACTGGGCGAAATTCACCACGTTCGGGGTCGCTATCTCCAGGACTGGCTGGTCGATCCGGACGCGCCGTGGTCGTGGCGTAACGACGCGGAACTCGCCGGTTCGGGAGCACTCGGCGACCTCGGTTCCCACACCCTCGACCTCGCCCGATTCCTCGTCGGTGACGACGACCTGGCGGGCGACATCGAACGAATCAGCGGACATTGCCAGACGTTCGTCGAAGAACGCCCCGTAGCGGGCGAAGACGAAACCCGCCCGGTCACCGTCGACGACGCCTACACTGCCCAGGCCGAGTTCGAAAACGGGGCTGTCGGGAGCTTCGAGGCCTCGCGGTTCGCGACCGGCCACAAGAACGACCACACTATCGAGATTCACGGCTCGAAGGGTAGTCTCAAGTTCTCGCTCGAACGGTTGAACGAACTCGAACTGTTGCGGGAGGATAATCGGGGATACGAGACGATTCTGGTCACCGACGAAGACGACCCCTACGTGGATCACTGGTGGCCACCAGGGCACGTCATCGGCTGGGAACACACGTTCGTCCACGAAAACTACGAGTTCCTCTCCGCGGTAGCAAGCGGTGACGATTTCGCGCCGAGTTTCGAAGACGGTCTGGCCGTCCAGCGACTCCTCGAGGCAGTCCAACGGAGCGACGAACAGGGTGGCTGGATCGACCTATAG